In a genomic window of Gloeothece verrucosa PCC 7822:
- a CDS encoding glycine zipper family protein, with translation MKKIVKGISLGISVLGVFQAELCLAQLAEPFAYPSQGQSAQQQQQDHFACYSWAKQQTGFDPAQPQPQTTAQSPQQGGLVRGALKGSLLGLVGGAIGGNVGEGAAIGAGVGALGGLMRRQEQQQQANQLSAQAQAKEQQNLQRYFQAWTACMTGRGYTVK, from the coding sequence ATGAAAAAAATTGTCAAAGGGATCAGTTTAGGAATATCAGTCTTAGGGGTTTTTCAGGCTGAATTGTGTTTAGCTCAATTAGCAGAACCTTTTGCCTATCCTAGTCAGGGACAAAGTGCCCAACAACAACAACAAGACCATTTCGCCTGTTATTCCTGGGCCAAACAACAAACCGGCTTTGATCCGGCTCAACCCCAACCTCAAACCACAGCCCAATCTCCGCAGCAGGGAGGACTCGTGCGGGGCGCTCTTAAAGGTTCTTTATTAGGCCTAGTGGGTGGAGCCATTGGTGGTAATGTCGGTGAAGGAGCCGCCATTGGTGCCGGTGTGGGTGCTTTAGGCGGACTGATGCGGAGACAAGAACAACAACAACAAGCCAATCAACTTTCTGCTCAGGCCCAAGCTAAAGAACAACAAAACTTGCAACGGTATTTTCAAGCTTGGACAGCTTGTATGACAGGGCGCGGTTATACCGTTAAATAG
- a CDS encoding DUF2808 domain-containing protein, with product MRFLNLLTLTLSISSLTLATPTPAQQLPYPANSTFFTGTPPSLVSANTPDPLIAWPHPHYYFTFNLPASSPESLAKITIAPEANQETIGFDLLKTVASQSTANTKEATVALESITQDPKSGLITMTFNPPISPGTTLTVTLQAYRNPGIPGTYLFRVQAFPAGENPVGLDLGVGSLSFHQLL from the coding sequence ATGCGTTTTCTTAACCTATTAACTTTAACCCTAAGTATATCTAGCTTGACATTGGCTACCCCTACCCCGGCTCAACAATTGCCCTATCCAGCAAATTCCACTTTTTTTACAGGCACTCCGCCTTCTTTAGTCAGTGCTAATACACCTGATCCTTTGATTGCTTGGCCTCATCCGCACTATTACTTTACATTTAATTTACCCGCTTCCTCTCCAGAATCACTAGCAAAAATTACCATTGCCCCTGAAGCTAATCAGGAAACTATCGGTTTTGATTTGTTAAAAACAGTAGCCTCTCAAAGCACAGCTAACACGAAAGAAGCGACTGTTGCATTAGAAAGCATAACTCAAGACCCTAAAAGCGGCCTAATCACTATGACTTTTAATCCGCCTATTTCCCCAGGAACAACATTGACGGTTACGTTACAAGCTTATCGTAATCCTGGAATTCCGGGTACTTATCTTTTTAGAGTTCAAGCTTTTCCAGCCGGAGAAAATCCTGTAGGTTTAGATCTTGGCGTAGGCAGTTTATCTTTTCATCAATTACTATAA
- a CDS encoding Coq4 family protein, which translates to MAYRYINQLATPENINRFLEFVDLAAGSGQDTTNVWEIERRLVDSRPMQLCVKAVLAESSSAQLVKERYIGPAYDLEAMGKMPKDSLGWTYSKIMTALGYDPQFYPQRTDFESDADYIGFRVNKTHDIHHILTGFSLDGLGELGVISITVAQTRYPTFLLIDLLALLMTFFTSDTLLSEVENDGDLGKTLGYKFDLISQGITIGRNAKPLFPIKWEEGFERSLEEWREELNIKPVLEGPWSWYSRPELRAAIA; encoded by the coding sequence ATGGCTTACAGATATATTAATCAATTAGCAACGCCAGAAAATATCAATCGATTTCTGGAATTTGTAGATTTAGCGGCAGGTTCAGGACAAGATACAACCAATGTTTGGGAAATCGAGCGTAGACTTGTTGATAGTCGTCCGATGCAATTGTGTGTCAAAGCCGTGCTTGCAGAATCTAGCTCTGCTCAATTAGTTAAGGAACGCTACATTGGGCCAGCTTATGATTTAGAGGCTATGGGAAAAATGCCCAAAGATTCACTCGGTTGGACTTATAGCAAAATCATGACCGCTTTGGGATATGATCCTCAATTTTATCCTCAGCGCACTGATTTTGAATCAGATGCCGATTACATTGGTTTTCGAGTCAATAAAACCCACGATATTCATCATATTTTGACAGGATTTAGTTTGGATGGCTTAGGAGAATTAGGAGTCATTTCGATCACGGTGGCACAAACTCGCTACCCGACTTTTTTGTTAATAGATCTCCTGGCCCTATTGATGACTTTTTTTACCAGCGATACTTTGCTTAGTGAAGTAGAAAATGATGGCGATTTAGGCAAAACTTTGGGCTATAAATTTGACTTGATTTCCCAAGGAATTACTATTGGTAGAAATGCTAAACCTTTATTTCCTATTAAGTGGGAAGAAGGGTTTGAACGCTCCCTAGAAGAATGGCGCGAAGAACTAAATATTAAACCCGTTTTAGAGGGCCCTTGGAGTTGGTACAGCAGACCTGAATTACGTGCCGCCATTGCTTAA
- a CDS encoding methylmalonic aciduria and homocystinuria type D protein translates to MEAEIFVHSPTDYVKNNFKSFLPDWESPPVSVIIVLQRSQVALINQGADIEAEKDFLRQKFLDFSYALCRSLDEQRFLTDIIDPRSGYALFSRQGSQSHDDCQVIHQLRQIPIIKQNLCKSLDHPSWGTAVYPGVLMSLAPASKIQPLIVDNTGAQKGNYIDGLQFRPNQA, encoded by the coding sequence ATGGAAGCTGAAATTTTTGTTCATTCTCCTACTGACTATGTTAAAAATAATTTCAAAAGTTTTTTACCGGATTGGGAATCGCCGCCTGTGTCAGTTATTATTGTTCTGCAACGCTCACAGGTTGCACTCATTAACCAAGGCGCTGATATAGAAGCAGAAAAAGACTTTTTACGCCAAAAATTTCTGGATTTTAGCTATGCTTTGTGTCGTAGCTTAGATGAACAAAGGTTTTTAACAGATATCATCGATCCTCGTTCTGGCTATGCGCTTTTTTCTAGACAAGGGAGTCAGTCTCATGATGATTGTCAAGTCATCCATCAGTTGCGGCAGATTCCTATTATTAAACAGAATCTCTGCAAGTCTCTTGACCATCCCAGTTGGGGAACTGCGGTTTATCCTGGGGTACTGATGAGTTTAGCTCCTGCATCAAAAATTCAGCCGCTTATCGTCGATAATACGGGAGCGCAAAAAGGTAATTATATCGATGGATTACAATTTCGCCCGAATCAGGCATGA
- a CDS encoding DNA/RNA non-specific endonuclease gives MLKKTFVKIYIKLGLGLLISVLFWVLMMPIVFSVRAQEIPINVGNLGSVHLLLGNPSDASLDGSDPNNLLMIKRQYALSYNGSKSIANWVSWQLGSEWLGEETRCQNPPGRDYFRPDTALPSGYNPVFSEDYTGTGFDRGHIIPSSDRTNNHTDNCATFLMTNIMPQSPDVNQGPWKTLEEQGRYLVNEENKKLYIIAGGTGKGGEGREGFKYSFTGKRSLNTIAVPASSWKVMVVLEQPQMGLAEITENTRIIAVNMPHKQGVRGDCWNVKENGSFKYITSVDEIEKLTGYDLLSNLPKEIQDVIEAKADEGLGFNSCSL, from the coding sequence ATGCTCAAAAAAACTTTTGTGAAAATTTATATTAAGTTAGGGCTTGGTTTGCTGATTAGTGTATTGTTCTGGGTTTTAATGATGCCCATTGTTTTTTCAGTCAGGGCACAAGAAATACCTATCAATGTTGGCAACTTGGGCAGTGTACATCTGCTTTTAGGTAATCCTTCTGATGCCTCCCTTGATGGTAGCGACCCAAATAATTTACTAATGATTAAGCGGCAGTACGCCTTGTCTTATAACGGTAGCAAATCTATTGCTAATTGGGTTAGTTGGCAGTTAGGCTCAGAATGGCTCGGAGAGGAAACGCGCTGTCAAAACCCCCCAGGCAGGGATTATTTTCGGCCAGATACAGCCCTTCCTAGCGGTTATAACCCTGTTTTTTCTGAGGATTATACAGGAACTGGATTTGATAGAGGACATATAATTCCCTCTTCAGACCGCACAAACAATCACACTGATAATTGTGCTACTTTTCTAATGACTAATATCATGCCTCAGTCCCCTGATGTCAATCAAGGTCCTTGGAAAACTCTAGAAGAACAAGGACGATATCTTGTCAATGAAGAAAACAAAAAACTTTACATTATTGCTGGAGGAACTGGTAAGGGCGGAGAGGGACGTGAAGGGTTTAAATATTCTTTTACAGGTAAAAGGTCCCTAAATACTATTGCCGTGCCTGCTAGTTCTTGGAAGGTGATGGTGGTGTTAGAGCAGCCACAAATGGGATTGGCAGAAATTACCGAAAATACCCGCATTATAGCCGTTAATATGCCGCATAAGCAGGGAGTGAGAGGGGACTGTTGGAATGTCAAAGAAAACGGTTCTTTTAAGTACATAACCTCTGTAGATGAAATTGAAAAACTGACCGGCTACGATCTTTTAAGTAATCTACCAAAAGAAATCCAAGATGTAATTGAGGCTAAAGCTGATGAGGGTTTAGGTTTCAATAGCTGTAGTCTTTAG
- a CDS encoding DUF2092 domain-containing protein, which produces MIALKKLSPFLITGLIASGIPLITQAQTQQQIDPRAQEILSQASHYLKVSQNYNFQAQITFDDVMPPDLKLQYHATANLWVERPNHLRIDYTGDRRNVSFYYNGKNFTLFDKGQNLYGSFAAPPTIDDTLNKTLKDYGFLVPLADFAYSDPTAAFSRNIQKGFYLGLVSLKGIPTHHLAFTEQNIDWQIWIEDGKKPLVHKLVITYKNLTAAPQYIVEFSNWNFNQKQLNPQIFSFKPPENAVKIEFIPAKSSNR; this is translated from the coding sequence ATGATAGCATTAAAAAAATTAAGTCCTTTTTTGATTACTGGTTTAATTGCTTCGGGAATTCCCTTAATTACCCAGGCCCAAACTCAGCAACAAATCGATCCTCGTGCCCAAGAAATTTTGAGCCAAGCAAGTCATTATTTAAAAGTTTCTCAAAATTATAATTTTCAAGCTCAAATAACTTTTGATGATGTCATGCCGCCAGACCTAAAATTGCAATATCATGCCACAGCTAACCTATGGGTTGAACGGCCGAATCATTTACGAATTGATTATACAGGTGATCGACGGAATGTAAGCTTTTATTACAATGGCAAAAACTTTACTCTGTTTGATAAAGGGCAAAACCTCTATGGTAGTTTTGCGGCTCCCCCGACTATTGATGACACTCTCAATAAAACCCTTAAAGACTATGGTTTTCTGGTGCCTTTGGCCGATTTCGCCTATAGTGATCCTACAGCCGCCTTTAGTCGGAATATTCAAAAAGGGTTTTATCTCGGTTTAGTCTCTCTCAAGGGAATACCGACTCACCATCTAGCCTTTACCGAACAAAATATTGATTGGCAAATTTGGATAGAAGATGGCAAAAAACCCCTAGTTCATAAGCTAGTTATTACCTACAAAAATTTAACGGCGGCTCCTCAATATATTGTAGAATTTAGCAATTGGAACTTTAACCAAAAACAACTTAATCCTCAAATTTTCTCGTTTAAGCCGCCAGAAAATGCCGTTAAAATTGAATTTATACCGGCTAAAAGCTCGAATCGTTAA
- a CDS encoding nuclease A inhibitor family protein yields the protein MILKVVKLDALGMNLTTSNPLVTKLSKASEGLVYISESDYPYEVIHWDNPNVPLTKDLIAQKANISEGTPCSEVAFDDFFNLDAPDPDWYGEEEKQEAAKQRNLMKIMKDHLTDLKVYRFGEVEIAIYIVGKAANGEIIGLKTTAIET from the coding sequence ATGATATTAAAAGTAGTTAAATTAGATGCTTTAGGTATGAATCTTACAACCTCAAACCCTCTGGTAACCAAATTATCAAAGGCTTCAGAAGGATTAGTCTATATAAGCGAGTCAGACTACCCTTATGAAGTTATTCATTGGGATAATCCTAACGTTCCCCTCACAAAAGATTTAATCGCCCAAAAAGCCAACATTTCCGAGGGGACTCCTTGCTCTGAAGTGGCCTTTGATGATTTTTTTAATCTTGATGCGCCTGACCCTGACTGGTATGGAGAAGAGGAAAAACAAGAAGCCGCTAAACAAAGAAACCTCATGAAAATAATGAAAGACCACCTCACAGACCTAAAAGTTTATCGATTTGGAGAGGTGGAAATCGCTATTTACATTGTCGGTAAAGCGGCTAATGGCGAAATTATTGGGCTAAAGACTACAGCTATTGAAACCTAA
- a CDS encoding arylsulfatase: MSLREYKPGNTFPGIIGRTVDKSSPAWPEPLRAKEGTPNVLFIVLDDTGFGQFGCYGSPIQTPNLDALAANGLRYNNVHTTALCSPTRSCLLTGRNHHSNAMACITEGSTGYPGSNGNIPFENGFLSEILLQKGYNTYAIGKWHLTPAEQISAAGPYDRWPLGRGFERFYGFLGGETHQYYPELVYDNHTVNPETTPEEGYHFNEDIVDKAISFIADAKQIAPNKPFFMYFCPGAMHAPHHVPKQWADRYAGQFDDGWEAYREKVFARQKELDIIPSNTELSRHDPDVPRWGSLAADEKRLYARMMEVFAGFFTHTDYHIGRLLDFLKTIGEFENTIIMVISDNGASAEGGPKGSVNEHLFFNNIPESLAENLKALDKLGTPESFNHYAWGWTWAGNTPFRRWKRETYRGGISDPLIIHWPKGIQAKGEIRTQYAHAIDLVPTVLELLNIEPPPTIRGVTQSPIEGVSFAHTFDHADAPSKHLTQYFEMMGHRSLYHEGWRAVCPWPGPSLAEAGKPFGTPILAETLTELDTHHWELYHVDEDFAENYNIAADHSPKLIEMVATWYVEAGKYKVLPVDGRLIQRIAEERPQIAPNRTSYTYYPNTQGIPANCAVKVLNRSHSITAEVEIPQGGAQGILLAHGGNDTGYSFYVQGGKLHWVHNYVGRAHYHVESLELIPEGRHQLRFEFEVTGPPDLAKGKGTPGRAQLYIDRKLVGQIEVPVTTPLALGVVSSLTCGIAPGSPVTPDYQPPFKFTGKLDQVTVDVSGDLIQDSEAEMRMIMARQ, translated from the coding sequence ATGTCGTTGCGTGAATACAAACCAGGAAACACTTTTCCGGGTATTATAGGACGTACAGTGGATAAGTCTAGCCCTGCTTGGCCAGAGCCTTTGCGAGCTAAAGAAGGTACCCCCAATGTGCTATTTATCGTACTGGATGATACTGGGTTTGGTCAATTTGGTTGTTATGGAAGTCCGATCCAAACGCCTAATTTAGATGCACTCGCCGCTAACGGTTTGCGGTACAATAATGTACATACCACAGCACTCTGTTCTCCCACCCGCTCTTGTCTTCTCACTGGACGCAACCATCATTCTAACGCTATGGCCTGTATTACCGAAGGCTCCACCGGTTATCCTGGTAGTAATGGGAATATTCCCTTTGAAAATGGGTTTCTTTCCGAAATTTTACTACAGAAAGGTTATAACACCTATGCGATTGGAAAATGGCATTTAACCCCCGCAGAGCAAATCTCGGCAGCCGGACCTTATGATCGTTGGCCGCTTGGTCGTGGTTTTGAGCGTTTTTATGGCTTTTTGGGGGGCGAAACTCACCAATATTATCCAGAATTAGTTTATGATAACCACACCGTCAATCCCGAAACAACGCCAGAAGAAGGCTACCATTTCAACGAAGATATAGTAGACAAAGCCATTAGTTTTATCGCTGATGCCAAGCAAATTGCTCCTAATAAACCGTTTTTTATGTATTTTTGTCCGGGTGCAATGCACGCGCCTCATCATGTCCCTAAACAATGGGCCGATCGCTACGCCGGACAGTTTGACGATGGTTGGGAAGCCTACCGCGAAAAGGTTTTTGCTCGTCAAAAGGAATTAGACATCATTCCTAGTAATACAGAACTGTCCCGGCATGATCCCGATGTCCCTCGCTGGGGTTCCCTTGCCGCAGACGAAAAGCGGCTTTATGCCCGGATGATGGAAGTATTTGCTGGCTTTTTCACCCATACGGATTACCATATTGGCCGTTTACTGGACTTCCTCAAAACCATCGGCGAGTTCGAGAATACGATTATTATGGTTATTTCGGATAATGGAGCCAGTGCTGAAGGGGGTCCTAAAGGTTCAGTCAATGAACACCTCTTTTTTAACAATATACCCGAATCTTTAGCAGAAAATCTTAAAGCACTCGATAAGCTAGGCACGCCAGAAAGCTTTAATCATTATGCTTGGGGTTGGACTTGGGCGGGTAATACCCCTTTCCGTCGTTGGAAACGAGAAACTTACCGGGGAGGAATTAGCGATCCTTTGATCATTCATTGGCCTAAAGGAATTCAAGCTAAAGGAGAAATCCGTACTCAGTACGCGCACGCCATAGATTTAGTCCCAACCGTGCTAGAGTTACTCAACATTGAACCCCCCCCTACCATCAGGGGTGTCACTCAATCTCCCATTGAAGGAGTCAGTTTTGCTCATACTTTTGATCATGCTGATGCACCCTCTAAGCATCTGACTCAGTATTTTGAAATGATGGGACATCGTTCTCTGTATCATGAGGGTTGGCGGGCGGTTTGTCCTTGGCCGGGTCCGTCACTGGCTGAAGCCGGAAAACCTTTTGGTACGCCAATTTTAGCCGAAACCCTCACTGAACTAGATACCCATCACTGGGAACTGTATCACGTGGACGAAGATTTTGCGGAAAATTATAATATTGCGGCTGATCATTCTCCTAAGCTGATTGAAATGGTGGCCACTTGGTATGTAGAGGCGGGTAAATATAAGGTGTTGCCTGTGGATGGAAGGCTTATACAACGAATAGCCGAAGAACGCCCCCAAATTGCGCCTAATCGGACTTCTTATACTTATTATCCCAATACTCAAGGAATTCCGGCTAATTGTGCCGTCAAAGTGCTAAATCGTTCCCATAGTATTACGGCTGAGGTGGAAATCCCTCAAGGTGGCGCACAAGGAATATTATTGGCTCATGGAGGTAATGATACCGGCTACTCTTTTTATGTCCAAGGAGGTAAACTGCACTGGGTGCATAACTATGTGGGACGAGCGCACTATCATGTAGAATCTCTGGAGTTAATTCCAGAAGGCCGCCATCAGTTACGCTTTGAGTTTGAAGTGACGGGACCGCCAGATTTGGCGAAGGGCAAAGGCACCCCGGGGCGTGCCCAACTTTATATTGATAGAAAGCTTGTGGGACAAATAGAAGTCCCTGTGACCACTCCTTTAGCACTCGGTGTGGTGAGTAGTTTAACTTGTGGAATAGCTCCGGGTTCCCCTGTCACACCAGATTATCAACCTCCCTTTAAGTTTACAGGTAAACTTGATCAGGTCACGGTGGATGTAAGCGGAGATTTGATTCAAGATAGCGAAGCCGAAATGCGTATGATTATGGCGCGACAGTAG
- a CDS encoding ribbon-helix-helix protein, CopG family, whose translation MQRYNLRLSDKEYKELKDLSVKTERSINELIREAIRRFVQDTTE comes from the coding sequence ATGCAAAGATATAATCTGAGGCTCTCAGACAAAGAGTACAAGGAATTAAAAGATTTATCAGTCAAGACAGAAAGGTCAATCAATGAGCTTATTAGAGAGGCTATTAGGCGGTTTGTTCAGGATACGACAGAATAG
- a CDS encoding DUF6515 family protein: MSLLNPKMAFSGLVLLVASFSFTLSVDAAYADRFGGGFGGGFSGFGGFHGGGFGDFNRGGFGGDFRGQGSISGSDGDFNRSGFDLNSGQSLSSDRFSGSFQNFDNNFNQNRSQYQQSRQNEINSTEQNRQNDFNSVQQNRSDYEQNRQSDYNTTEQNRQSDYNTAEQNRQSDYNTAEQNRQNDFNTYNQNVDNLQQNRINAADQYQQNRINAGNEYQQNRINAANNLQENSQNYWKNNGWNDGYYYPGHSGYYPSGIGAGFATGLAVGASAATLPPGYTTIYANNTPYYYANGSFYSQSNNGYVVVNAPVGATVPILPPGYTTTTINGITYYQYAGVTYRPFYSGGEVVYQIVNP; the protein is encoded by the coding sequence ATGAGTTTATTAAATCCAAAAATGGCTTTTTCAGGCTTAGTCCTTCTAGTTGCCAGTTTTAGTTTTACCCTATCAGTTGATGCCGCTTATGCAGACCGATTTGGTGGTGGTTTTGGTGGAGGATTTAGCGGCTTTGGCGGTTTTCATGGAGGAGGATTTGGCGACTTTAATCGCGGGGGATTTGGTGGCGATTTTCGGGGACAAGGTTCAATTTCAGGTTCAGATGGAGATTTTAACCGTTCTGGTTTTGATTTAAATTCCGGTCAAAGTCTCTCAAGTGATCGCTTCTCTGGGAGTTTTCAAAATTTTGATAACAACTTTAATCAAAACCGCAGTCAATATCAGCAAAGCCGCCAAAATGAAATCAACTCCACAGAACAAAATCGGCAAAATGACTTCAATAGTGTCCAGCAAAATCGTTCTGATTATGAACAAAATCGCCAAAGTGATTACAATACTACCGAACAAAATCGTCAGAGTGACTACAATACTGCCGAACAAAATCGTCAGAGTGACTACAATACTGCCGAACAAAATCGTCAGAATGATTTTAATACCTATAATCAAAATGTAGACAATCTTCAACAAAACCGTATTAATGCGGCTGATCAATATCAACAAAATCGTATTAATGCCGGCAATGAATATCAACAGAATCGTATTAATGCCGCTAATAATCTTCAAGAAAACAGCCAGAACTATTGGAAAAATAATGGTTGGAATGATGGATATTATTATCCCGGCCATAGCGGCTATTATCCTAGTGGCATAGGTGCGGGTTTTGCTACTGGGTTAGCGGTGGGAGCTTCTGCGGCTACTTTACCGCCAGGCTATACCACTATTTATGCTAATAATACGCCCTATTACTACGCCAATGGGAGTTTTTATAGTCAGAGTAATAATGGGTATGTTGTGGTTAATGCCCCTGTGGGTGCAACCGTTCCTATTCTTCCTCCAGGATACACCACAACCACGATCAACGGAATTACTTACTATCAATATGCGGGCGTTACCTATCGACCTTTTTATAGTGGAGGAGAAGTAGTTTATCAAATTGTCAATCCTTAG
- a CDS encoding patatin-like phospholipase family protein, whose product MSTHSKNSRVKRILSLDGGGIRGTLSAKILVEIEKALQTHYQDPLYRLGDFFDLVGGTSTGSILAAGIAKGLSTTDLLSLYELDGVNIFQKHWLAQIPGLRKLYNQYDPTNLEKKLLEVFQETTLGDSTLKCYLSITTKNATTGQTRFFDNNQESYLYSENSQVKLRDIVRASSAAPTFFPPHRFTIGQRAYEFIDGGVSLYNNPSFQLFLQAYEKDKLGWEVGADKLLLVSIGTGFAYENIPVGKAANYTALDWAPYLVTRLMDDANVGQNQILQLISYQPNRFARKTNKVVKEQTFPHVDAEKLKDKFLTYYRFNASFEESRLKALGLSPSPQQLKALKKMDCVDQINFLQQIGAEVAKEQFDIDRFEGFL is encoded by the coding sequence ATGTCAACTCATTCTAAAAATTCTCGAGTAAAAAGAATTTTATCCCTGGACGGAGGAGGCATTCGCGGCACTCTGTCTGCTAAAATTTTAGTAGAAATTGAAAAAGCTTTGCAGACTCATTATCAAGATCCATTATACCGATTAGGAGATTTTTTTGATTTGGTTGGAGGCACTTCAACCGGCTCAATTTTAGCAGCCGGTATTGCCAAAGGGCTTTCTACCACCGATTTGTTATCTTTATATGAACTTGATGGCGTTAACATTTTTCAAAAACATTGGCTGGCTCAAATACCTGGACTCAGAAAGCTTTATAATCAGTACGATCCTACCAATTTAGAAAAAAAACTCCTTGAAGTTTTTCAGGAAACCACTTTAGGCGATTCAACATTAAAATGTTATTTAAGCATCACTACTAAAAATGCTACCACAGGACAGACACGGTTTTTTGATAATAATCAGGAAAGTTATCTTTACTCAGAAAATTCTCAAGTGAAACTGCGAGATATTGTTCGTGCCAGTTCGGCGGCTCCAACTTTTTTTCCGCCCCATCGTTTTACGATTGGACAACGCGCCTATGAATTTATAGATGGGGGAGTAAGTTTATATAACAATCCTTCTTTTCAACTTTTTCTTCAAGCTTATGAAAAAGATAAATTAGGATGGGAAGTAGGAGCCGATAAACTTTTGCTGGTTTCTATTGGTACAGGATTTGCTTATGAGAACATTCCTGTAGGAAAGGCTGCAAATTATACCGCTCTTGATTGGGCCCCCTATTTAGTGACACGCTTAATGGACGATGCTAATGTAGGCCAAAATCAAATTCTTCAACTGATTAGTTACCAACCTAATAGATTCGCTCGAAAGACAAACAAAGTTGTTAAAGAACAAACCTTTCCTCATGTCGATGCTGAGAAACTTAAAGACAAATTTTTAACTTATTATCGCTTTAATGCTTCCTTTGAGGAATCACGATTAAAAGCTTTAGGCTTATCACCTAGCCCACAGCAGTTAAAAGCTCTTAAAAAGATGGATTGTGTTGATCAAATCAATTTTTTGCAACAAATTGGCGCAGAAGTAGCTAAAGAACAGTTTGATATTGACCGATTTGAAGGCTTTTTATAA
- a CDS encoding transglutaminase family protein, whose product MSVIYDLEHITTYRYRNPVTFGEHRAIFLPSANYGGRILNYSLSTNVPSKIRWMMDTLSNNVALIEFSEASKELIVTSRLRGEHFGIKAITEFPLDERAKEIPVQYTPDEWVDLAMFMRPHAEDPDGSLAAWTKHFVAGDQDDTLDVLQRMMDTIWNTMTYQMRDTEGTQSPGETLRLQSGSCRDYAWLMIEALRRLGLACRFVSGYLYDAALDGGEIGMAGSGATHAWLQVYLPGAGWRAYDPTNRITAGFDLIRVAIARHPAQVIPLAGSWFGEAQDYLGMDVKVSIRKLASLPEFE is encoded by the coding sequence ATGAGTGTTATTTACGATCTTGAACATATTACTACCTATCGCTATCGCAATCCTGTGACATTCGGTGAACACCGGGCAATTTTTTTACCCAGTGCAAATTATGGGGGTCGTATCTTAAATTACTCACTTTCTACCAATGTGCCCTCTAAAATTCGTTGGATGATGGACACTCTTTCTAACAATGTGGCGCTGATAGAATTTAGCGAAGCCTCTAAAGAACTGATCGTTACTTCTCGCTTAAGAGGTGAGCATTTTGGCATCAAAGCGATTACTGAGTTTCCCTTAGATGAGCGAGCTAAAGAAATTCCGGTGCAATATACTCCTGATGAGTGGGTAGATTTGGCCATGTTTATGCGTCCCCATGCTGAAGATCCTGATGGTAGCCTAGCGGCTTGGACGAAACACTTTGTGGCAGGGGATCAAGATGACACCCTCGATGTATTGCAACGGATGATGGATACTATTTGGAACACCATGACTTATCAGATGCGCGATACAGAAGGAACTCAGTCCCCGGGTGAAACCTTGCGCTTACAGTCAGGGTCTTGTCGAGACTATGCCTGGTTGATGATAGAGGCATTGCGGCGCTTAGGACTTGCCTGTCGTTTTGTCAGTGGCTATCTCTACGATGCGGCACTCGATGGGGGCGAAATTGGAATGGCTGGTTCTGGAGCAACCCATGCTTGGTTGCAAGTATATCTGCCGGGTGCCGGCTGGCGTGCCTATGACCCTACCAACCGAATTACAGCAGGTTTTGATCTCATCCGAGTGGCTATCGCTCGTCATCCGGCCCAGGTTATTCCTTTGGCGGGTTCTTGGTTTGGTGAAGCACAAGATTATTTAGGCATGGATGTAAAAGTGTCTATTCGTAAGCTTGCTAGTCTTCCTGAATTTGAATGA